From a single Halovulum dunhuangense genomic region:
- a CDS encoding THUMP domain-containing class I SAM-dependent RNA methyltransferase, producing MSTDQTFEIFLVATPGLEPTLRAEAVEAGFADPVAVAGGVTVRGGWTEVWRANLRLRGASRVLVRIGGFRAMHLAQLDKRARRFPWGEYLRRDIPVRVEVTSRASRIYHAGAAAQRIETALREELGVPVVAEAAEAGVRLKVRIEDDFCTFSLDTSGEPLHRRGHKEAVGKAPMRETLAALFLRECGYTGGEPVIDPMCGSGTFVIEAAEIALGLAPGRSRSFAFEQFAGFDAAGWEAMRKTAATPRAVDLRFRGFDRDTGAVRMAAGNAARAGVEDVTEFAHQAVSDLQRPEGPPGLVMVNPPYGDRIGQRHMLHAVYGALGRTLLERFSGWRVGLVTTEPSLARSTGLPFGQPGPHVPHGGLKIRLFRTGPLP from the coding sequence ATGAGCACGGATCAGACATTCGAGATTTTCCTCGTGGCCACGCCGGGACTTGAGCCGACGTTGCGGGCAGAGGCGGTGGAGGCGGGATTCGCGGACCCGGTCGCGGTGGCCGGCGGTGTCACGGTGCGGGGGGGCTGGACCGAAGTCTGGCGCGCGAACCTGCGCTTGCGGGGCGCGAGCCGGGTGCTGGTGCGGATCGGCGGCTTTCGCGCCATGCATCTTGCGCAACTCGACAAGCGGGCGCGCAGGTTTCCGTGGGGCGAGTACCTGCGTCGCGACATTCCGGTGCGGGTAGAGGTCACAAGCCGTGCGTCGCGCATCTATCACGCAGGCGCCGCCGCGCAGCGGATCGAGACGGCCCTTCGCGAGGAGCTGGGCGTGCCGGTGGTGGCCGAGGCCGCCGAGGCGGGCGTTCGGCTGAAGGTGCGGATCGAGGATGATTTCTGCACCTTCTCGCTCGACACCTCGGGCGAGCCGCTGCACCGCCGCGGCCACAAGGAAGCGGTCGGCAAGGCGCCCATGCGCGAGACGCTGGCTGCCCTGTTCCTGCGCGAATGCGGCTACACGGGCGGCGAGCCGGTGATCGATCCGATGTGTGGCTCGGGCACCTTCGTGATCGAGGCGGCGGAAATCGCGCTGGGGCTGGCGCCGGGCCGGTCGCGCAGCTTCGCCTTCGAGCAGTTCGCGGGCTTCGACGCCGCCGGCTGGGAGGCGATGCGCAAGACAGCGGCCACGCCGCGGGCCGTGGATCTGCGCTTCCGGGGCTTCGACCGGGATACGGGCGCAGTGCGGATGGCCGCGGGAAACGCCGCCCGCGCAGGCGTGGAGGATGTCACCGAGTTCGCCCACCAGGCGGTCAGCGACCTCCAACGCCCCGAGGGGCCGCCGGGGCTGGTCATGGTGAACCCGCCCTATGGCGACCGGATCGGGCAGCGGCACATGCTGCACGCGGTCTATGGCGCGCTGGGCAGGACACTTCTGGAGCGGTTCTCGGGCTGGCGCGTGGGCCTGGTCACGACCGAGCCGTCGCTTGCGCGATCGACCGGGCTGCCCTTTGGCCAGCCGGGGCCGCATGTGCCGCATGGCGGACTGAAGATCCGGCTTTTCAGGACAGGGCCCCTGCCCTGA
- a CDS encoding CarD family transcriptional regulator, which translates to MTKSKKNADFRPNDFVVYPAHGVGRIVSIDEQEIAGIKMEMFVITFEKDKMTLRVPTNKATSVGMRSLSTPDIVGKAMETLKGRARVKRAMWSRRAQEYEQKINSGDLISIAEVVRDLHRNDDQREQSYSERQLYEAALERLTREVAAVSGIDEFKAQERVGELLDERAA; encoded by the coding sequence ATGACCAAAAGCAAGAAGAATGCCGACTTCCGTCCCAACGATTTCGTGGTCTATCCGGCCCACGGCGTCGGTCGCATCGTCTCGATCGACGAGCAGGAGATTGCCGGGATCAAGATGGAGATGTTCGTCATCACCTTCGAAAAGGACAAGATGACGCTGCGGGTTCCGACGAACAAGGCGACATCGGTCGGCATGCGGTCCCTGTCCACGCCGGACATCGTCGGCAAGGCGATGGAAACGCTCAAGGGCCGGGCGCGGGTCAAGCGCGCGATGTGGTCGCGCCGGGCACAGGAATACGAGCAGAAGATCAACTCGGGCGACCTTATCTCGATTGCCGAGGTGGTGCGCGACCTGCACCGCAACGACGACCAGCGCGAGCAGTCCTATTCCGAGCGGCAGCTGTACGAAGCCGCGCTCGAGCGGCTGACCCGCGAGGTGGCTGCCGTCAGCGGTATCGACGAGTTCAAGGCGCAGGAGCGCGTTGGCGAGTTGCTGGACGAGCGCGCCGCCTGA
- the fdxA gene encoding ferredoxin FdxA produces the protein MTYVVTDNCINCKYTDCVEVCPVDCFYEGENMLVIHPDECIDCGVCEPECPADAIRPDTEPDMEVWVDFNRKYSEAWPVIVTKLDPMPEAEKYDGETGKLEKYFSDKPGQGG, from the coding sequence GTGACCTATGTCGTGACCGACAACTGCATCAATTGCAAATACACCGATTGTGTCGAGGTCTGCCCCGTGGACTGCTTCTACGAGGGCGAGAACATGCTGGTCATTCATCCCGACGAGTGCATCGATTGCGGCGTTTGCGAACCCGAGTGCCCCGCCGACGCGATCCGGCCCGATACCGAGCCGGACATGGAGGTATGGGTCGATTTCAACCGCAAGTATTCCGAAGCCTGGCCCGTGATCGTGACGAAGCTCGACCCCATGCCCGAGGCCGAGAAGTATGATGGCGAGACCGGCAAGCTGGAAAAATACTTCTCCGACAAACCGGGTCAGGGCGGTTGA
- a CDS encoding S4 domain-containing protein, whose product MSETPAAGIRLDKWLWQARFFKTRSLAAKVVSDGGIRVNGARVSKPATTLRLGDGLTFAQGGRVRVVIVREFGTRRGPASEAQALYEDRSPPPPDPEPPAPGADRSGRPEKKDRRALDGFKRFAP is encoded by the coding sequence GTGAGCGAAACGCCCGCCGCCGGGATCCGGCTGGACAAGTGGCTCTGGCAGGCGCGCTTCTTCAAGACGCGCAGCCTTGCCGCAAAGGTCGTGTCCGACGGCGGGATCCGGGTCAACGGTGCGCGGGTCTCGAAACCGGCGACCACCCTGCGCCTGGGCGACGGGCTGACATTCGCGCAGGGCGGACGGGTGCGGGTCGTTATCGTGCGCGAGTTCGGTACCCGCCGCGGCCCCGCCAGCGAGGCACAGGCGCTTTACGAGGATCGCAGCCCGCCGCCCCCCGACCCCGAGCCGCCCGCGCCGGGTGCCGACCGTTCTGGGCGCCCCGAGAAGAAGGACCGCCGCGCGCTTGACGGGTTCAAGCGGTTTGCCCCTTGA
- a CDS encoding helicase-related protein → MADTARVVAVLGPTNTGKTHYAIERMLGHRNGVIGLPLRLLAREVYDRIVKLRGPSVVALVTGEERIVPPRAAYWVCTTEAMPLDIGAEFVAIDEIQLCADADRGHVFTDRLLNARGLSETLFLGAETIRPRIASLVPGATFMTRERFSKLSYTGSRKISRMPPRSAIVAFSVENVYAIAELLRRQKGGAAVVMGALSPRTRNAQVELYQNGDVDHLVATDAIGMGLNLDIDHVAFAGTSKFDGRRHRPLAPNELAQIAGRAGRYTTDGTFGVTGEASPLDEEVVDAIENNRFTPLRLLQWRSSRLDFGNPDRLIASLEQSPGHEELMRAREADDLRTLKALWALPAMRDRVRGGPDVRLLWDVCQIPDFRKISHAEHDTLCQRIYEFIHEGGRIPTDWLARQIERIDKTAGDIDTLSKRLAFIRTWTYAAQRRDWVEDTDHWRNETRAVEDRLSDALHGALTQRFVDRRTSVLMRRLKQKESLVAQVNDKGEVHVEDQFVGRLEGFRFRLDPSAGAEEAKTLRAAALQALAPAFSLRADKFYNAPDTEFDLTEQGGLMWGDSAVGRLSAGPDPLSPEIVVFVDDEAGAEVAERVRRRLSHWLDRRINALFEPLMALRNDEALTGLARGIAYRLVESMGVLPRAEVADDVKALDQDARGALRKHGVRFGQYTVFLPLLLKPAATRLRLVLWSLSKGLDEFPSAPPPGLVTVPALSDAPEGYYPNAGYRLAGQRAIRIDMLERLADMLRGQDSRGGFEATADMLSITGLTLEQFADLMAGMGYAAARGERPKPAAKPAPQVTEPAQAETAEPEATPAEGAEADAPAEGAEVPAQEADAPAPEAETAEATPPAEPEIEVFYTFTWAPRQRARRQQGAGGEGGKPEGRQGNRPPRGERQGKPKGKGKGPKPPRDAAPKTAQARPPRAEKPVDPDNPFAALLALKGKM, encoded by the coding sequence ATGGCCGACACTGCGCGGGTCGTGGCCGTTCTCGGCCCGACCAACACGGGCAAGACGCATTACGCCATCGAGCGGATGCTCGGCCATCGCAATGGCGTGATAGGCCTGCCCCTGCGATTGCTGGCGCGCGAGGTTTATGACCGGATCGTCAAGCTGCGCGGCCCGTCCGTCGTCGCCCTCGTTACCGGCGAAGAGCGCATCGTCCCGCCGCGCGCCGCCTACTGGGTCTGCACGACCGAGGCGATGCCGCTTGATATCGGGGCCGAGTTCGTCGCCATAGACGAGATACAGCTCTGCGCCGATGCCGACCGTGGCCATGTCTTCACCGACCGTCTGCTGAATGCGCGCGGCCTGTCCGAGACGCTGTTCCTTGGCGCCGAGACGATCCGCCCGCGCATCGCGAGCCTTGTTCCCGGCGCCACCTTCATGACGCGGGAACGCTTCTCGAAGCTCAGCTACACCGGCAGCCGCAAGATCAGCCGGATGCCGCCACGCTCGGCCATCGTCGCCTTCTCGGTCGAGAACGTCTATGCCATCGCGGAACTGCTGCGCCGCCAGAAAGGGGGCGCGGCCGTGGTCATGGGCGCGCTCAGCCCGCGAACACGCAACGCGCAGGTCGAGCTTTACCAGAACGGCGATGTGGACCACCTGGTCGCGACCGACGCGATCGGCATGGGGCTGAACCTCGATATCGACCATGTCGCCTTTGCCGGCACGTCCAAATTCGACGGGCGGCGGCACCGGCCACTCGCCCCGAACGAACTGGCGCAGATCGCGGGCCGTGCCGGGCGCTACACCACCGATGGCACCTTCGGCGTGACCGGCGAGGCATCCCCACTGGACGAGGAGGTGGTCGATGCGATCGAGAACAACCGCTTCACGCCCCTGCGCCTGCTGCAATGGCGCAGTTCCCGGCTCGATTTCGGCAATCCCGACCGGCTGATCGCCAGCCTCGAACAGTCGCCGGGACATGAAGAGTTGATGCGCGCCCGCGAGGCGGATGACCTGCGCACGCTCAAGGCGCTCTGGGCCCTGCCCGCGATGCGCGACCGGGTGCGCGGCGGACCGGATGTGCGGCTGCTGTGGGACGTCTGCCAGATCCCCGACTTCCGCAAGATCAGCCATGCCGAGCATGACACCCTGTGCCAGCGGATCTACGAGTTCATCCACGAGGGCGGGCGCATCCCCACCGACTGGCTGGCGCGCCAGATCGAGCGGATCGACAAGACCGCCGGCGACATCGACACGCTGAGCAAGCGTCTCGCCTTCATCCGGACCTGGACCTACGCCGCGCAGCGCAGGGACTGGGTCGAGGATACAGACCATTGGCGGAATGAAACCCGTGCGGTAGAAGACCGCCTGTCGGATGCGCTTCACGGCGCGTTGACCCAGAGATTTGTCGATCGCCGCACAAGCGTGCTGATGCGGCGGTTGAAGCAGAAGGAGAGCCTTGTGGCGCAAGTGAATGACAAGGGCGAGGTCCATGTAGAGGACCAGTTCGTGGGCCGCCTCGAAGGGTTCCGCTTCCGGCTCGACCCCAGCGCCGGCGCTGAGGAAGCCAAGACGCTGCGTGCCGCAGCACTTCAGGCGCTGGCCCCGGCCTTCAGCTTGCGCGCCGACAAGTTCTACAACGCCCCCGATACCGAGTTCGATCTGACCGAACAGGGCGGGCTGATGTGGGGCGACTCTGCCGTGGGGCGGCTTTCGGCGGGCCCCGATCCGCTGTCGCCCGAGATCGTCGTCTTCGTCGATGACGAGGCCGGCGCCGAGGTGGCAGAGCGCGTCCGCCGCCGCCTGTCGCACTGGCTCGACCGCCGTATCAACGCCCTGTTCGAGCCGCTGATGGCGCTCAGGAACGACGAGGCGCTGACCGGGCTTGCCCGCGGCATCGCCTATCGGCTGGTGGAATCGATGGGCGTGCTGCCGCGCGCCGAAGTGGCCGATGACGTCAAGGCGCTGGATCAGGATGCGCGCGGCGCGCTGCGCAAGCATGGCGTCCGATTCGGTCAGTATACGGTTTTCCTGCCGTTGCTGCTGAAGCCCGCGGCGACGCGGCTGCGGCTGGTTCTCTGGTCGTTGTCGAAGGGGCTGGACGAGTTCCCCTCGGCCCCGCCGCCGGGGCTGGTGACGGTGCCCGCGCTCAGCGACGCGCCCGAGGGCTATTATCCCAACGCCGGCTACAGGCTGGCCGGGCAGCGCGCCATCCGCATCGACATGCTGGAGCGCCTGGCCGACATGCTGCGCGGCCAGGACAGCCGCGGCGGCTTCGAGGCGACCGCCGATATGCTGTCGATCACAGGGCTCACGCTGGAACAGTTTGCCGACCTGATGGCGGGCATGGGTTACGCCGCCGCCCGCGGCGAGCGCCCGAAGCCCGCAGCCAAGCCTGCACCTCAGGTGACCGAGCCCGCGCAGGCGGAAACCGCCGAACCCGAGGCGACACCCGCCGAGGGTGCGGAAGCCGATGCTCCGGCAGAGGGGGCGGAAGTTCCCGCCCAGGAAGCCGACGCGCCCGCCCCGGAAGCCGAGACCGCCGAGGCGACCCCGCCGGCCGAACCCGAGATCGAGGTCTTCTATACCTTCACCTGGGCGCCCCGGCAGAGAGCGCGTCGCCAGCAGGGGGCCGGGGGCGAGGGTGGCAAGCCCGAGGGCCGTCAGGGCAACCGGCCGCCCCGGGGCGAGCGGCAGGGCAAGCCAAAGGGCAAGGGCAAGGGGCCCAAGCCGCCGCGCGACGCCGCGCCCAAGACCGCGCAGGCGCGCCCGCCGCGCGCGGAAAAACCCGTGGATCCCGACAACCCCTTCGCCGCGCTTCTCGCACTCAAGGGCAAGATGTGA
- a CDS encoding tetratricopeptide repeat protein, with amino-acid sequence MKNPVAVLSLAVLLAAGPGLSQSLSDRAELEAEAERLLAELSDPELRTAQATENRLIGVWSRSGSETVDFLLSRARTLIEEEEYLTALDHLTALTDHAPDFAEGWYVRATTFYRLEEFGLAMRDLERALALNPQHFGALMGLGTLLEEMGHDALAVRALRLAQDLNPHQPDIAEAIARLEYRLGEASL; translated from the coding sequence ATGAAAAACCCTGTTGCCGTCCTTTCGCTTGCGGTCCTGCTGGCCGCGGGGCCGGGCCTGTCGCAAAGCCTGTCCGACCGCGCCGAGCTGGAGGCCGAGGCAGAGCGCCTTCTGGCCGAGCTGTCCGATCCCGAGTTGCGCACCGCGCAGGCGACCGAGAACCGGTTGATCGGCGTCTGGTCCCGCTCCGGCTCGGAGACGGTCGACTTCCTGCTTTCTCGCGCCCGAACGCTGATCGAGGAAGAAGAGTATCTGACCGCGCTCGACCATCTGACCGCGCTGACAGACCACGCGCCCGACTTCGCCGAAGGCTGGTACGTCCGGGCCACCACCTTCTACCGGCTGGAGGAATTCGGCCTCGCGATGCGTGACCTCGAACGCGCGCTCGCGCTGAACCCGCAGCATTTCGGCGCGCTGATGGGGCTTGGCACGCTGCTGGAGGAAATGGGCCACGACGCACTAGCGGTGCGGGCCCTGCGGCTGGCACAGGATCTGAACCCCCACCAGCCGGATATAGCCGAGGCAATCGCCCGCCTCGAATATCGCCTCGGCGAGGCAAGCCTCTAG
- a CDS encoding SCP2 sterol-binding domain-containing protein produces the protein MSDILKAAHEALSRKVGPGQLDFSVKVMIENEGAIRLDADGATVDDSDADVTLIADADTFRQISEGALNPTTAFMSGRMRIEGDMGLAMRLGSVLG, from the coding sequence ATGAGCGACATTCTGAAAGCCGCCCACGAGGCTCTCTCGCGCAAGGTGGGGCCGGGGCAGCTCGACTTTTCGGTCAAGGTGATGATCGAGAACGAGGGCGCGATCCGGCTGGACGCGGACGGCGCCACCGTCGATGATTCGGATGCGGATGTGACGCTGATCGCGGACGCCGACACCTTTCGCCAGATCAGCGAGGGCGCGCTCAACCCCACCACCGCCTTCATGTCCGGGCGCATGCGGATCGAGGGGGACATGGGCCTCGCGATGCGGCTGGGGTCGGTGCTGGGCTAA
- the hisN gene encoding histidinol-phosphatase: MTSVPSPKAIPHALREELLAVAHRVADAAGKAALPHFRRVGLAAENKAGETGFDPVTIADRQTERAMRDILAALRPDDGILGEEEAARPGTTGLTWVIDPIDGTRSFLSGMPVWGVLVAVDAGDGPVLGVIDQPYTGERFTGGFGQAQFRRRGEAPVEIRTRPCADLSAATLFTTFPEVGTPDERAGFAAVAARVRLTRYGADCYAYALLAAGQIDLVIEAGLQPYDVQGPQAVIEGAGGVVTDWQGRPAHRGGRVLAAGDARVHAQALEILSRMPG; encoded by the coding sequence ATGACCTCCGTTCCATCGCCAAAAGCGATCCCGCACGCCCTGCGCGAAGAGCTTCTGGCGGTGGCACATCGCGTCGCCGACGCCGCCGGAAAGGCCGCGCTGCCGCATTTCCGCAGGGTTGGACTGGCGGCCGAGAACAAGGCCGGCGAAACCGGCTTCGACCCCGTCACCATCGCCGACCGGCAGACGGAACGGGCGATGCGCGACATTCTCGCGGCCCTTCGTCCCGACGATGGCATCCTTGGCGAGGAAGAGGCCGCCCGTCCCGGTACCACCGGCCTGACCTGGGTCATCGACCCGATCGACGGCACACGGTCCTTCCTGTCCGGCATGCCCGTCTGGGGTGTGCTGGTCGCGGTTGACGCGGGCGACGGCCCGGTGCTTGGGGTCATCGACCAGCCCTATACCGGCGAGCGCTTCACCGGCGGCTTCGGCCAGGCGCAGTTCCGGCGCCGCGGCGAGGCGCCGGTGGAAATCCGAACCCGGCCCTGCGCCGATCTGTCGGCGGCGACGCTGTTCACCACCTTTCCCGAGGTCGGCACCCCGGATGAGCGGGCGGGCTTCGCGGCGGTCGCCGCGCGCGTGCGGCTCACGCGCTACGGCGCCGACTGCTACGCCTATGCGCTGCTGGCCGCCGGCCAGATCGACCTGGTGATCGAGGCGGGGCTCCAGCCCTATGACGTGCAGGGGCCACAGGCCGTGATCGAGGGGGCGGGGGGCGTCGTTACCGACTGGCAGGGGCGCCCCGCGCATCGCGGCGGGCGCGTGCTGGCGGCGGGCGATGCGCGCGTTCACGCCCAGGCGCTGGAAATCCTGTCCCGCATGCCCGGCTGA
- a CDS encoding helix-turn-helix domain-containing protein, giving the protein MKHPVDAHVGQRIRHRRWLMGMTQQQLGDAIGIKFQQVQKYETGMNRVSASRLWDIARVLDVDVSFFFEGLGAEAAEHEAAGSEMPRDLMADKEAMELIRSYYAIPEAQRRRLFDLARVLSDVA; this is encoded by the coding sequence ATGAAACATCCTGTGGACGCGCATGTCGGACAACGGATCCGGCACCGCCGGTGGCTCATGGGCATGACCCAGCAGCAACTGGGCGATGCGATCGGGATCAAGTTCCAGCAGGTCCAGAAATACGAGACCGGCATGAACCGCGTCAGCGCTTCGCGGCTTTGGGACATCGCGCGCGTTCTGGACGTGGATGTCAGCTTTTTCTTCGAGGGGCTTGGCGCCGAGGCGGCCGAGCACGAGGCCGCCGGCAGCGAGATGCCGCGCGACCTGATGGCCGACAAGGAAGCGATGGAGCTTATCCGCAGCTATTACGCGATTCCCGAAGCGCAGCGCCGCAGGCTGTTCGACCTGGCGCGCGTGCTGAGCGACGTTGCCTGA
- the typA gene encoding translational GTPase TypA, with protein sequence MELRNIAIIAHVDHGKTTLVDAMLRQSGSFRENQAVAERAMDSNDLERERGITILAKATSVEWQGARINIVDTPGHADFGGEVERILSMVDGVVLLVDAAEGPMPQTKFVTSKALALGLRPIVVLNKVDKPDAEPDRALDEVFDLFASLDADEEQLDFPALYASGRSGWCDETLDGPRQDLSALFRMILSHVKAPKQLAERDKPFAMLATTLAADPYLGRVLTGRVEQGRLTPGQTIRALSRDGKEVERFRVSKILAFRGLSQQPIEMAEAGDIVALAGMAKATVADTLCDLTVGAAIPAQPIDPPTISVTFSINDSPLAGRDGDKVQSRVIRERLMREAESNVAIQVKDTPGGDAFEVSGRGELQMGVLIENMRREGFELSISRPQVLFRHIDGIRHEPIEEVTIDVDEAYSGVVVDKLSQRKGELAEMRTATGGKTRIVAHVPSRGLIGYHGEFLTDTRGTGVLNRVFHSWAPDRGPIPGRRQGVLISMESGSAVPYAIFNLEDRGHFFIGAGEEVYQGMILGEHSRDNDLEVNPLKGKKLTNVRASGTDEAVRLTPPRRMSLEEAIAYIDIDELVEVTPNHVRLRKRHLDPHERKRAAKAAS encoded by the coding sequence ATGGAACTTCGGAATATCGCGATCATCGCGCATGTCGACCATGGCAAGACCACACTGGTGGATGCCATGCTGCGCCAGTCTGGCTCTTTCCGCGAAAATCAGGCCGTGGCCGAACGGGCGATGGACTCGAACGATCTCGAGCGGGAGCGTGGCATCACCATCCTCGCCAAGGCCACCTCTGTCGAATGGCAGGGCGCGCGCATCAACATCGTGGACACCCCCGGCCATGCCGACTTCGGTGGCGAGGTCGAGCGAATCCTTTCGATGGTCGATGGCGTGGTGCTGCTGGTCGACGCAGCCGAAGGCCCGATGCCGCAGACCAAGTTCGTGACATCGAAGGCGCTGGCGCTTGGCCTGCGCCCGATCGTGGTCCTGAACAAGGTGGACAAGCCCGACGCGGAACCCGACCGCGCGCTGGACGAGGTGTTCGACCTGTTCGCCAGCCTTGACGCGGACGAGGAGCAGCTGGATTTCCCCGCGCTCTATGCCTCCGGCCGGTCCGGCTGGTGCGACGAGACGCTGGACGGCCCGCGCCAGGACCTGTCGGCGCTGTTCCGGATGATCCTGTCCCACGTCAAGGCCCCGAAGCAGTTGGCCGAGCGGGACAAGCCCTTCGCGATGCTGGCAACCACCCTGGCGGCCGATCCCTATCTGGGCCGCGTCCTGACCGGCCGGGTCGAGCAGGGCCGCCTGACGCCGGGCCAGACCATCCGCGCGCTCAGCCGCGACGGCAAGGAAGTCGAGCGTTTCCGCGTCTCGAAGATCCTGGCCTTCCGCGGCCTGTCCCAGCAGCCGATCGAGATGGCCGAGGCGGGCGACATCGTGGCGCTGGCCGGCATGGCCAAGGCAACCGTTGCCGACACGCTCTGCGATCTGACGGTCGGTGCGGCGATCCCGGCCCAGCCGATCGACCCGCCCACCATCTCTGTCACCTTTTCGATCAACGACAGCCCGCTTGCCGGCCGGGACGGCGACAAGGTGCAGTCGCGCGTGATCCGCGAGCGTCTGATGCGCGAGGCGGAATCGAACGTGGCGATCCAGGTCAAGGACACCCCGGGCGGCGACGCCTTCGAGGTGTCGGGCCGCGGCGAGTTGCAGATGGGCGTCCTGATCGAGAACATGCGCCGCGAGGGGTTCGAGCTGTCGATCTCCCGCCCGCAGGTGCTGTTCCGCCACATCGACGGCATCCGCCACGAGCCGATCGAGGAAGTCACCATCGACGTGGACGAGGCCTATTCCGGCGTGGTCGTGGACAAGCTCTCGCAGCGCAAGGGCGAGTTGGCCGAGATGCGCACCGCGACCGGCGGCAAGACCCGGATCGTGGCGCATGTGCCGTCGCGCGGGCTGATCGGCTATCATGGCGAATTCCTGACCGATACCCGCGGCACCGGCGTCCTGAACCGGGTGTTCCACAGCTGGGCCCCCGACCGCGGTCCGATCCCCGGCCGCCGGCAGGGCGTGCTGATCTCGATGGAGAGCGGTTCGGCCGTACCCTATGCGATCTTCAACCTGGAGGATCGCGGCCATTTCTTCATCGGCGCCGGTGAAGAGGTCTACCAGGGCATGATCCTGGGCGAGCACAGCCGCGACAATGATCTCGAGGTGAACCCCCTGAAAGGCAAGAAGCTGACCAACGTCCGCGCCTCCGGTACGGACGAGGCGGTTCGGCTCACGCCCCCGCGGCGCATGAGCCTCGAAGAGGCGATCGCCTATATCGACATCGACGAGCTGGTGGAGGTCACGCCGAATCACGTGCGCCTGCGCAAACGCCACCTCGACCCCCACGAGCGCAAGCGGGCCGCCAAGGCGGCAAGCTGA
- a CDS encoding NADPH:quinone oxidoreductase family protein — MRAMCVHETGRGMRLEDIPDPAPGPGEVLVAIHACGVNFADTLMVEGRYQEKPPLPFTPGMEICGTIRALGPGVAGPAPGTRVAAFTGSGGFAQLATIPVERCVPVPPSMTDAQAAGFLVAYGTSHLALSHRARLQPGETLLVLGAAGGVGLTAVELGALMGARVIACARGREKLAVARAAGAHHLIDSDTADLRAEVKALGGADVCYDPVGGAPFDAALRAMRPEGRILPVGFASGAVPQIPANILLVKNLTVIGFYWGAYASLRPDLMAESLRQLFAWHEAGRLHPHVSHVLPLTQAQEALDLLRLRAATGKVVVQIRDASGSTL, encoded by the coding sequence ATGCGCGCGATGTGTGTCCACGAAACCGGCAGGGGCATGCGGCTGGAGGATATCCCCGACCCCGCCCCCGGTCCCGGCGAAGTCCTGGTCGCGATCCATGCCTGCGGCGTGAATTTCGCCGATACGCTGATGGTCGAGGGGCGCTACCAGGAAAAGCCGCCCCTGCCCTTTACCCCCGGCATGGAGATCTGCGGCACGATCCGCGCGCTCGGCCCGGGCGTCGCGGGGCCAGCGCCGGGAACGCGGGTCGCGGCTTTCACAGGCTCGGGCGGGTTCGCGCAACTTGCAACGATCCCGGTCGAGCGCTGCGTGCCAGTGCCCCCATCCATGACCGACGCCCAGGCCGCGGGTTTTCTGGTGGCCTATGGCACCAGCCATCTTGCCCTGTCCCACCGCGCCCGCCTGCAACCGGGCGAGACGCTTCTGGTGCTGGGGGCCGCGGGCGGCGTCGGGCTGACGGCGGTGGAACTGGGCGCGCTGATGGGCGCGCGGGTCATCGCCTGCGCGCGGGGTCGGGAAAAGCTGGCGGTCGCGCGCGCGGCGGGCGCGCATCACCTGATCGACAGCGACACCGCCGACCTGCGGGCCGAGGTCAAGGCGCTGGGCGGCGCGGATGTCTGCTATGACCCGGTCGGCGGTGCGCCTTTCGATGCGGCCCTGCGCGCGATGCGGCCCGAGGGGCGGATCCTGCCTGTCGGTTTTGCCAGCGGGGCGGTGCCGCAGATCCCTGCAAACATCCTTCTGGTCAAGAACCTGACGGTGATCGGCTTCTACTGGGGCGCCTATGCCAGCCTGCGCCCGGATCTGATGGCCGAAAGCCTGCGCCAGCTTTTCGCGTGGCATGAGGCGGGGCGGCTGCATCCGCATGTCAGCCATGTCCTGCCGCTGACGCAGGCACAAGAGGCGCTGGACCTGCTGCGCTTGCGCGCCGCGACGGGCAAGGTCGTGGTGCAGATCCGGGACGCATCCGGCAGCACTCTTTGA
- a CDS encoding rhodanese-like domain-containing protein, translating to MKTAGKYLEEAHAIVERITPEQGIERHGAGNALFVDVRDSAAIEKSGTIAGALRIPRGFLEFAACDTSQYYNPAMKRDAEIVLVCGAGGQAALAGKTLKEMGYAKVYNVGGIGDWEKAGGPMEK from the coding sequence ATGAAGACCGCAGGAAAATACCTCGAAGAGGCGCACGCCATCGTCGAGCGGATCACGCCCGAGCAGGGCATCGAGCGGCACGGCGCCGGGAACGCCCTGTTCGTCGACGTGCGCGATTCGGCAGCGATCGAGAAGTCGGGAACCATCGCGGGCGCCCTGCGCATTCCGCGCGGCTTTCTCGAATTCGCGGCCTGCGACACCTCTCAGTACTACAACCCGGCGATGAAGCGCGACGCCGAGATCGTGCTGGTCTGCGGCGCGGGCGGCCAGGCTGCCCTGGCCGGCAAGACCCTGAAGGAGATGGGCTACGCCAAGGTCTACAATGTCGGCGGCATCGGCGATTGGGAAAAGGCCGGCGGCCCGATGGAGAAGTGA